One genomic window of Trichomycterus rosablanca isolate fTriRos1 chromosome 1, fTriRos1.hap1, whole genome shotgun sequence includes the following:
- the LOC134318730 gene encoding uncharacterized protein LOC134318730, producing the protein MTRWQKNPRKKKIPNKRLLDSTSDDDLPIKKSKKLPPPPVIKHPNPGLASSKIQPRPVSPETGGGSASPETGGGSASPETRRGTSQSRRWPSQTHDFASVLHHLLIKQEMVIDQLKIILRTVQAIQGSTGGPSEQDFDEGALPLTDLESLLDLENVLKNEQELKNKMITALGLNGGVDLKDTVWRIMKRTVTNSLAKKLNWRGINGKTAFNSLLLKDVIAGAVRRNRLTRLATNQEIEFYIKRWLHLAIDREGGRRLRQGRRSVL; encoded by the exons ATGACACGATGGCAAAAAaatccaagaaaaaaaaaaat ACCCAACAAAAGACTTCTTGACAGTACAAGTGATGATGACCTCCCTATCAAAAAGAGCAAAAAACTCCCACCACCACCAGTAATAAAGCATCCAAACCCAGGATTGGCTAGCTCCAAGATTCAACCAAGACCAGTGAGCCCCGAGACCGGAGGTGGATCGGCAAGCCCCGAGACCGGAGGTGGATCGGCAAGCCCCGAGACCAGACGTGGAACATCTCAAAGCAGAAGATGGCCGTCTCAGACTCATGATTTTGCAT cTGTTCTACATCATCTACTGATAAAACAAGAAATGGTCATAGACCAATTGAAGATCATCCTGAGGACTGTTCAGGCTATACAAGGAAGTACTGGAGGTCCAAGCGAGCAAGATTTTGATGAAGGGGCACTGCCGCTTACGGATCTTGAGTCACTGCTTGATCTAGAGAATGTTCTGAAAAATGAACAAGAGCTCAAAAACAAAAtg ATCACTGCTTTGGGGCTTAATGGAGGGGTGGACCTGAAGGATACCGTGTGGCGAATTATGAAGCGAACTGTGACTAACTCTTTGGCCAAGAAGTTGAACTGGCGGGGCATAAATGGGAAAACGGCATTCAACAGCTTGTTACTAAAAGATGTGATTGCTG GAGCTGTTAGAAGAAATCGGCTCACCAGACTGGCAACAAATCAAGAAATTGAGTTCTACATAAAAAGATGGCTACATTTAGCAATAGACAGAGAAGGAGGGAGGAGGTTACGGCAGGGGAGACGGTCTGTCTTGTAA